Proteins from a genomic interval of Gemmatimonadaceae bacterium:
- the moaC gene encoding cyclic pyranopterin monophosphate synthase MoaC produces MTEPLASTPEPESGVARDFSHIDGQGIFRMVDVSEKPISVRSAVATGNISMKMETFNAIRDNSLKKGDVIPVARLAGIQAAKKTAELVPLCHPLPLSGVEVTVSLDESLPGCRVEAFARTTAQTGVEMEALTAASVSLLTIYDMAKAVDRTMEISGIVLREKRGGTTGDFTRSP; encoded by the coding sequence ATGACCGAGCCGCTTGCCTCGACTCCCGAGCCCGAATCGGGAGTCGCGCGTGACTTTTCTCACATCGATGGCCAGGGAATTTTCCGCATGGTCGACGTCAGCGAGAAGCCGATTTCCGTACGATCGGCAGTCGCGACGGGGAATATTTCCATGAAGATGGAAACATTCAACGCCATACGGGACAACAGTTTGAAGAAAGGCGATGTCATTCCAGTCGCCAGACTGGCCGGAATTCAGGCAGCCAAGAAAACGGCTGAGCTCGTTCCGCTGTGCCACCCGCTCCCGTTGTCCGGGGTCGAGGTCACGGTTAGTCTCGATGAGTCGCTACCTGGTTGTCGGGTAGAGGCATTCGCCAGAACCACCGCCCAAACCGGGGTGGAGATGGAAGCGTTGACCGCGGCGTCTGTGTCGTTGCTGACGATTTATGACATGGCCAAAGCGGTCGATCGGACGATGGAGATTTCCGGCATCGTGCTGCGCGAAAAGCGCGGCGGCACGACGGGGGATTTCACCCGGAGTCCTTGA
- a CDS encoding transglycosylase SLT domain-containing protein, which produces MHRRHARRRLSRVAVTAAIVFAAASLVRPDRVATTGIMSDTTTTTAPSRWLGRPLARQSATPLAVQPIWKPAGEVLRRKTVAPNGIAAIGFSESHDTVHRESLSRWHRIYTFSTQYRIKADLARRIYDASVTAGIEPELGFRLVRVESVFNPRAQSPVGAVGLTQLMLGTAREFEPGVTREQLMDPDVNLRIGFKYLRTLIREYKGDLKLALLVYNRGPAAVQSALSMGVSPANGYESLMLRGYRGRGTLD; this is translated from the coding sequence ATGCATCGCCGCCATGCGCGCCGTCGGCTGTCGCGGGTCGCGGTAACCGCCGCGATTGTTTTTGCCGCCGCGTCGCTGGTGCGCCCCGACCGGGTCGCCACGACGGGGATCATGAGCGACACCACGACCACCACGGCGCCAAGCCGCTGGCTCGGTCGCCCCCTGGCCCGCCAGTCCGCCACGCCGCTGGCCGTGCAGCCGATCTGGAAGCCGGCCGGGGAAGTGCTCCGCCGCAAGACCGTGGCCCCGAACGGCATCGCCGCCATCGGCTTCAGCGAGTCACACGACACGGTCCATCGTGAGTCGCTCTCCCGCTGGCACCGCATCTATACGTTCAGCACGCAGTATCGCATCAAGGCCGACCTGGCCCGCCGCATCTACGATGCGTCGGTCACCGCCGGCATCGAACCGGAGCTGGGCTTCCGCCTCGTCCGGGTCGAGAGTGTCTTCAACCCGCGTGCCCAGAGCCCGGTGGGCGCCGTGGGGCTCACCCAGCTCATGCTCGGCACCGCCCGCGAGTTCGAGCCCGGCGTGACCCGCGAGCAGCTGATGGACCCGGATGTGAACCTGCGGATCGGCTTCAAGTACCTGCGGACGCTGATCCGGGAGTACAAGGGCGACCTCAAGCTCGCCCTGCTGGTCTACAACCGCGGCCCCGCCGCGGTGCAGAGCGCCCTCAGCATGGGGGTCAGCCCGGCCAACGGGTACGAAAGCCTGATGCTCCGCGGCTATCGCGGCCGGGGCACGCTGGACTGA
- a CDS encoding P1 family peptidase — protein MRLLLVLLLLSPLALPAALPAQVRARTLGLAPGIFVPGPKNAITDVAGVRVGHATVSMGDSIRTGVTAIIPHGGDLFRDRVPAALHVGNGFGKLLGVTQLRELGEIETPILLTCTLCIWQAGDALAQWMLARPENAQVRSINPVVGETNDGGLNATRARPGIAAAVQQALAAADTGAVAEGSVGAAHGTIMFGWKGGIGTSSRRLPASLGGYTVGVLVQGNYGGVLQMAGVPIGQLLGRYSFQRDVEPATGARRPPGDPNAERGDGSCMIVIATDAPLLSRNLERVAARAVMGLARTGSSASNGSGDYVLAFSTNARVRRNPDATLNTNDELGNEAMSALFQAVTEATEESLYNALLMATPVSTRTQRVAPLPVDSVRLLLRARGIGTGR, from the coding sequence ATGCGCCTCCTCCTCGTGCTCCTCCTCCTCTCGCCGCTGGCCCTTCCGGCCGCGTTGCCGGCTCAGGTCCGCGCCCGTACCCTCGGCCTCGCCCCTGGGATCTTCGTGCCCGGCCCCAAGAACGCCATTACGGATGTCGCCGGGGTGCGCGTCGGGCACGCGACCGTCTCGATGGGTGACTCCATCCGCACCGGGGTCACCGCGATCATTCCTCATGGCGGGGACCTCTTCCGCGACCGTGTCCCGGCGGCGCTCCACGTGGGCAACGGGTTCGGCAAGCTGCTGGGCGTCACGCAGCTCCGCGAACTGGGGGAAATCGAAACCCCCATTCTGCTCACGTGCACGCTGTGCATCTGGCAGGCGGGCGATGCGCTCGCGCAGTGGATGCTCGCCCGGCCGGAGAACGCCCAGGTCCGTTCGATCAACCCGGTGGTTGGCGAGACCAACGATGGCGGGCTGAACGCCACGCGGGCCCGGCCCGGCATCGCCGCTGCGGTGCAGCAGGCGCTCGCCGCCGCGGACACGGGCGCGGTGGCTGAGGGGAGTGTCGGGGCCGCGCATGGCACCATCATGTTTGGCTGGAAGGGCGGCATCGGGACGAGCTCCCGCCGCCTGCCGGCGTCGCTCGGTGGCTACACCGTGGGCGTCCTGGTGCAGGGCAACTATGGCGGCGTCCTGCAGATGGCCGGCGTGCCCATTGGCCAGCTGCTGGGGCGCTACAGCTTCCAGCGCGACGTGGAGCCGGCCACCGGTGCCCGTCGCCCGCCCGGTGATCCCAACGCCGAACGCGGCGACGGCTCGTGCATGATCGTCATCGCCACCGACGCGCCGCTCCTCTCGCGCAACCTCGAACGCGTGGCGGCGCGCGCGGTGATGGGGCTCGCGCGCACCGGCTCCAGCGCCTCGAATGGGTCCGGCGACTACGTGCTCGCCTTCAGCACCAACGCCCGCGTGCGCCGGAATCCCGACGCCACGCTCAATACGAACGACGAGCTGGGCAACGAGGCGATGTCGGCGCTCTTTCAGGCGGTGACCGAAGCCACCGAGGAGTCACTCTACAACGCCCTGCTCATGGCCACGCCGGTCAGCACGCGCACACAGCGGGTCGCGCCGCTGCCGGTGGACTCGGTGCGGCTGCTGCTCCGGGCGCGCGGAATCGGGACGGGGCGCTAG
- a CDS encoding transglycosylase SLT domain-containing protein, with protein sequence MRFTLPPVRVPRASLLTAVVAIVSACRSHPTPVAAPAPTPASSAPAPTKPVTTPASAPRQDPATRDEVVKTAVSVFGDSAVVAVADSMNPEEPVWDLDVRSYETHDRVEYYVDLFTNRARERFVQRLSRGTRYEPMIRAKLRASGMPEDLTYLALIESGYDPHAYSRAAAVGMWQFMSSTARDVGLRVDWWMDERRDPARATDGAIRFIGFLQKQFGSYYLAAAAYNGGPGRVSRGLTRFADELEGKEGEDRFFALAEQDYLRAETKNYVPQLIAAALVAKMPGKYGIQLDSLPLYAYDSVEVAPGTSLQALAAASGLAGSDLKELNPAILRGVTPPEGRVWLRVPTGHAEAVQTAMTAADARSLRGWETVEVAGSTTTAAGFAERHGVTLKQLRWYNPALKTTKKGRLVAGQTVRVPNRESIALARELPDPSIERYGPNGGASLSARGVHVVRRGESLGSIARKYGLTEARLRSLNGLKGSRVLAGQTLVIRSGKRPASKVTMNTKSAKASASKKKSSKSGAKSSSRSATSKSKANSTSKSKATSKKAPTKKKR encoded by the coding sequence CACCCTGCCTCCCGTGCGCGTGCCTCGCGCTTCGCTGCTGACGGCGGTCGTCGCGATCGTATCGGCCTGCCGCTCGCACCCCACGCCGGTCGCGGCGCCAGCCCCAACACCGGCGTCGTCGGCGCCGGCCCCGACGAAGCCAGTCACCACGCCTGCATCGGCGCCGCGTCAGGATCCAGCGACGCGCGACGAGGTGGTCAAGACGGCGGTGTCCGTCTTTGGCGATTCCGCCGTGGTGGCGGTCGCCGATTCCATGAACCCCGAGGAGCCGGTCTGGGACCTCGATGTGCGCTCCTACGAGACGCATGATCGGGTGGAGTACTACGTCGACCTGTTCACCAACCGGGCGCGCGAACGCTTCGTACAGCGCCTGTCGCGTGGGACGCGGTACGAGCCCATGATCCGCGCCAAGCTGCGCGCGAGCGGGATGCCGGAGGACCTCACCTATCTGGCGCTCATTGAAAGCGGCTACGATCCGCACGCCTACTCCCGCGCCGCGGCGGTCGGGATGTGGCAGTTCATGAGCAGCACCGCGCGCGACGTCGGGCTCCGGGTGGACTGGTGGATGGACGAGCGCCGCGATCCGGCTCGCGCCACCGACGGCGCCATCCGTTTCATCGGGTTCCTGCAGAAGCAGTTCGGTTCGTACTACCTCGCCGCGGCGGCATACAACGGCGGCCCGGGGCGGGTCTCCCGCGGGCTGACCCGCTTCGCCGACGAGCTGGAGGGGAAGGAGGGAGAGGACCGGTTCTTCGCCCTGGCCGAGCAGGACTATCTGCGTGCCGAAACCAAGAACTACGTCCCGCAGCTCATCGCGGCCGCCCTCGTGGCCAAGATGCCGGGCAAGTACGGGATCCAGCTCGATTCCTTGCCGCTATATGCCTACGACTCGGTCGAGGTCGCGCCGGGGACGTCGCTTCAGGCGCTGGCGGCGGCATCCGGGCTGGCGGGGAGCGATCTCAAGGAGCTCAACCCGGCGATCCTGCGCGGGGTGACGCCCCCCGAGGGCCGCGTCTGGCTGCGGGTGCCCACCGGTCACGCCGAGGCGGTACAGACGGCGATGACCGCCGCCGACGCGCGAAGCCTGCGCGGCTGGGAGACCGTCGAAGTGGCCGGCAGCACGACTACCGCCGCGGGCTTCGCGGAGCGTCATGGCGTCACGCTCAAGCAACTCCGGTGGTACAACCCCGCGCTCAAGACCACGAAGAAGGGGCGGCTGGTCGCCGGCCAGACGGTGCGGGTGCCTAATCGCGAGTCGATCGCGCTGGCCCGTGAACTCCCCGATCCGTCGATCGAGCGATATGGTCCGAATGGCGGCGCATCGCTCTCGGCGCGCGGGGTGCACGTGGTACGCCGGGGCGAGAGTCTGGGGAGCATTGCCCGAAAGTATGGGCTGACGGAGGCGCGGCTCCGGTCGCTCAATGGCCTCAAGGGGAGCCGTGTGCTGGCCGGTCAGACGCTGGTAATTCGCAGCGGCAAGCGGCCCGCCAGCAAGGTCACAATGAACACGAAGTCAGCTAAGGCAAGTGCTTCCAAGAAAAAGAGTTCGAAGTCTGGCGCGAAGTCATCATCGAGGTCGGCGACGTCCAAGTCTAAAGCCAATTCGACGTCCAAATCCAAGGCGACCTCGAAGAAAGCGCCGACCAAGAAAAAGCGGTGA